In Candidatus Vicinibacter proximus, the following are encoded in one genomic region:
- a CDS encoding T9SS type A sorting domain-containing protein has translation MCTANSLAWIPKSRFFQLSQGVVLGTLLFLSSGLTARDGSSAPSLYLPMAITVTAPADITVSIHTPGSCDSLILLPAANINTSCMPIQSSMTLTVFGNLNSNGGLMRFQTGVYSVIYQITDNCGSVGRDTMKITVFDATPPNVICTPEMVINLNSTGQGLVPAVSLDGGSTDDCGHVYFKIKRMNPPVGFSCTLGKNPNYRFDDEILFCCMDIGFSPIPVILRVYDVYPGAGPVSDSLYIGHFRDCMVMVSVADKIGPNLLCPSNLTVSCGFDTDSLFAKQRPIYSDNCSAVRLDSQIIRNLNGCGSGTIVRKYIATDGLGLKSECSQTVTLLKNSNFNGLDTNQLKWPAHTIVYACRIKPDTIKAGVPIINEDKCDQVLVKKTDELYDFTRGGVCGKVLRTWEVINWCVYNPYLTPNPRIPSNGYYSYVQEIKIMDTIPPEILSFNDTLIYSFSDKCTPSFVQLPDVSAIDCGVNTAISLSYEIDFGSDGKIDQVGVGPNASGVMPIGPHSIYFKAVDSCHNENTKLVRVEIKDGKKPSVLLLHGLSTSLLRMAAGVMVSIPASLLNKKSEDNCTASDRLRFSYSADPSDTLRIYTCDDIGQNIINIYVWDECNNSSFATTYIAVTDPDSLCPQTFNHLNVSGLVRSYYGMNIPETKVRLQYGNTISECITDEMGQYSFPDIPKGISVGMESYGDVNYLEGISTADILRIQQHILGIHPISNPYDLLAADVDQSGSITAKDLSVLRNLILGRIYSLPNNLSYLCIDKNYRFSYPAFPWEEYKQHKWMIVPAMEASRKIDFIGIKLGDLNQSLFQKKGIANAFNTKILLYQFADQKLIIRSGSEGFINGMQLSMQFENNCQENISLLNNFLGVNWSEDFLHVQGNEILLSINLKEAVHVKSGEILFEFKIPKLKIICPEAISLSQNFQNEIYGPENKEYNIVLQAANKSNVEQGLEILEAGPNPTHGRYLIKVSSERLEELNLECFDVSGKSIHQFKSVSIHGVTSVEIDPQVLSHPGVYFLVMRTAQSKKILKIVVQ, from the coding sequence ATGTGCACGGCAAACTCTTTAGCCTGGATTCCTAAATCCAGATTTTTTCAACTTTCCCAAGGAGTCGTCCTGGGTACCTTGTTATTCTTATCCTCTGGATTAACAGCCCGGGATGGCTCTAGTGCACCTTCTCTCTATTTGCCAATGGCCATTACGGTTACGGCACCTGCCGACATTACGGTAAGCATACATACGCCTGGAAGTTGTGACAGCCTCATTCTTTTACCTGCTGCAAACATCAATACCTCATGTATGCCGATTCAATCCAGTATGACCCTCACGGTTTTTGGAAACCTCAATTCAAATGGAGGCTTAATGAGGTTTCAAACTGGTGTTTATTCGGTGATTTATCAAATTACAGACAACTGTGGCTCAGTAGGAAGAGATACCATGAAGATTACTGTTTTTGATGCTACCCCTCCTAATGTAATTTGTACGCCGGAAATGGTCATTAATCTAAACAGTACTGGTCAGGGACTCGTTCCGGCCGTTAGTCTGGATGGTGGTTCAACAGATGATTGTGGGCATGTATATTTTAAAATAAAGAGAATGAACCCTCCGGTTGGGTTTTCTTGCACCTTAGGGAAGAATCCGAATTACCGGTTTGATGATGAGATATTATTCTGTTGCATGGATATTGGATTTTCGCCAATTCCAGTAATCTTAAGAGTATATGATGTTTATCCTGGAGCAGGGCCTGTATCCGATAGTCTCTATATAGGACATTTTAGGGATTGTATGGTTATGGTCAGTGTTGCAGATAAAATTGGTCCCAATTTATTGTGTCCTTCAAACCTTACGGTGAGTTGCGGTTTTGACACGGACTCCTTATTTGCCAAACAGCGTCCCATTTATTCGGATAATTGCTCGGCGGTCAGATTGGATTCTCAAATCATCAGGAACCTGAATGGATGTGGTTCCGGCACAATAGTGCGAAAATATATAGCAACAGATGGTTTGGGTTTAAAGTCCGAATGTAGTCAAACGGTTACACTCCTGAAAAATTCAAACTTTAATGGACTGGATACAAATCAACTCAAGTGGCCAGCGCATACGATTGTCTATGCATGCAGAATCAAACCAGATACCATAAAAGCAGGAGTCCCCATCATTAATGAAGATAAATGCGATCAGGTTTTGGTCAAAAAGACAGATGAACTTTATGATTTTACCAGAGGGGGCGTATGTGGAAAAGTTCTCAGAACATGGGAAGTAATAAACTGGTGTGTCTACAATCCGTACTTAACCCCTAATCCAAGAATTCCATCAAATGGGTATTACAGTTATGTTCAGGAAATCAAAATAATGGATACCATTCCACCGGAAATTTTGAGTTTTAATGACACTTTGATTTACAGTTTTTCGGATAAGTGTACGCCAAGTTTTGTTCAGCTTCCAGATGTGTCTGCTATTGATTGTGGAGTAAATACTGCAATATCCTTAAGTTATGAAATAGATTTTGGGAGTGATGGAAAAATCGACCAAGTAGGAGTTGGTCCTAATGCCAGTGGTGTCATGCCAATAGGCCCGCACAGCATTTATTTCAAGGCAGTGGATTCATGCCATAATGAAAATACAAAATTAGTGCGGGTGGAAATAAAAGATGGTAAGAAGCCAAGCGTTTTACTCTTACATGGATTAAGTACTTCTCTATTGAGAATGGCAGCCGGAGTTATGGTGAGTATTCCAGCAAGCTTGCTAAACAAAAAAAGTGAAGATAATTGTACGGCTTCAGATAGACTCAGGTTTTCATATTCTGCCGATCCAAGCGATACCTTAAGAATATATACTTGTGATGATATTGGACAGAACATCATCAATATTTATGTGTGGGATGAATGCAATAATTCAAGCTTTGCCACAACATATATTGCAGTTACTGATCCGGATAGCCTGTGTCCACAAACTTTTAACCATCTCAACGTATCTGGATTGGTCCGCAGTTATTATGGAATGAATATTCCGGAAACTAAAGTGCGTCTTCAGTATGGCAACACTATATCAGAATGCATTACTGATGAAATGGGCCAATATAGCTTTCCGGATATACCAAAAGGTATATCCGTCGGAATGGAAAGTTATGGGGATGTAAATTATCTGGAAGGAATCAGCACAGCAGATATTCTAAGGATTCAGCAACATATACTCGGTATCCATCCAATAAGTAATCCCTATGATTTATTGGCTGCAGATGTAGATCAAAGTGGTTCAATAACAGCAAAGGATCTTTCGGTACTAAGGAATTTAATTTTAGGTAGGATTTACTCATTGCCGAATAATTTATCTTATTTGTGTATAGACAAAAATTACAGATTTAGTTATCCGGCTTTCCCATGGGAAGAGTACAAACAACATAAATGGATGATTGTTCCTGCAATGGAAGCCAGCAGGAAGATTGATTTTATCGGAATTAAATTGGGGGATTTGAATCAATCCCTGTTTCAAAAGAAAGGGATAGCAAATGCGTTTAACACCAAGATATTACTTTATCAGTTTGCAGATCAAAAATTGATTATTAGATCCGGTTCAGAAGGATTTATAAATGGGATGCAATTGTCCATGCAGTTTGAAAACAATTGTCAAGAAAATATTTCCTTGTTGAATAATTTTTTAGGCGTCAATTGGTCTGAAGATTTTCTCCATGTGCAGGGAAATGAAATATTGCTTTCCATAAATTTGAAAGAAGCGGTTCACGTAAAAAGCGGAGAAATATTATTTGAGTTTAAAATACCCAAGCTTAAAATTATTTGTCCTGAAGCAATCAGCTTATCGCAAAATTTCCAAAATGAAATTTATGGACCAGAAAATAAGGAGTACAATATTGTCCTTCAGGCGGCTAATAAAAGCAACGTAGAACAAGGATTGGAAATTCTGGAAGCTGGTCCAAATCCAACACACGGTAGGTATCTGATTAAGGTTTCCAGTGAAAGATTGGAAGAATTGAATCTGGAATGTTTTGATGTTTCAGGAAAATCAATTCATCAATTTAAAAGTGTCAGTATACATGGAGTGACCAGTGTAGAGATTGATCCACAAGTTTTGTCACATCCGGGTGTTTATTTTTTGGTAATGCGAACAGCACAATCAAAGAAAATTTTAAAGATAGTCGTACAATAA
- a CDS encoding HYR domain-containing protein — protein MKDITNYIRKSSAALLVLLVFCQWGFSNAGIGVRLLGTAAPPLTVSGYPMARFQEVRADFTNLNSIAAPTCGNALTTNITLNKRTVPSSWASWSHGYTGPVYYTNGSTSMVMTMPANTRAFLFYTEPNPFAAFTITVRANTGRDTTFSANGSAGAAGVSFWAQLGCFISSVTISAPVDFAVGELAIYQSKFGPESISLPLAPGTCTVNVPKPSTICAGFVPVTADASAGVTTGSTLFSTTCTQTNRNVPAPVAPAGNSNPTPNNIYDISCGPANLVVNHNGDANFGLTHTLSISGTQVGTFNTSGAAANLRFAIPAYNTETVDGDVDITTAPGCLSGIFGVAINFRVEVPTAVLSGCTNSITGTNVLPVLGVGRHIIVWRACDAVTGIEAMDSQIVNIQDLEPPVFMPACPKGGLVNLNAGPGECEVSWDAPAFMAMDNCPAGAYFGNRNTATVCLPPASYWSITGGAGSWGVMFDLINTSGSILNLQLLGERAFANVPHTIYYTTAPGSHVPVVATPGAWTQCATRTPTSGGQFTNTIDSFNLLTGTRSDTIKRCAPIQTETTVVGCLTMAAGERRGIYIHAAGTGGTNASLFTGCAGRAMGDANINTPINGATYTGGQFAAPFINSSFGFGGANWIGVIGYNLASSTRVPITQTCGVPYGPGCFFPIGCTRICYRATDAAGNVATCEFQVCVNAYANPTRALACNDEIQISLDENCSATINADMVLEGGPYACYDDYIVEVRYWTGGGLIDRNPNLRGTQINGTDIGRELKITVRDPVTGNSCWGHATVEDKIAPRLTCPANATFSCAIDPIPANTGTPSVVENCGGASLSYRDNSTNGNCALGYSKRILRTWTAVDGSGNRATCVQTITLGLGDLFEVTVPGNYDNLDLPMLACDEKIDRNKNVTPHMADFPECVDGYILDSAFWLANPNQPDQYPNRRLPRVLGWNCIDDVNSPWFGHPNPDPVYYPSHRQWSQTNPLCWGPNRHIMWIGTGKPGGAECFNLSVTYKDIVFNLATPGCDAGPVGCYKVLRQWTVMDWCTSVLGGHNQIIKVTDTEGPQVLYPDSARVNMESYACVGRWEVPPAWIIDNCSNEVHYTVEVEQGIVLGDETSGYVVVNMPEGIQIGYINAVDCCGNITKKRVVLNVVDRVPPQAICRSVTTVSINGNQTPGSNLAKVCAESFDEGSFDNCQPHIYFKVIRMAELLGTNNGSNSNNVVACNGVNGDDNSILAGNQVYFDDCTYFCCADVGTKVMVVLRVFDVDPGPGPVTPIRMTSTSSVLNGRFSDCMIEVEVQNKSVPTVVAPPNIVVSCWFWFDITKLTDPNDATFGRVVTNLSDRKKVVTKDLVCYKFCERNDYTGYPGYVQTNAVPKPAPNQACEYYYQYFDTAHWDRKYELVWGFDGYVLSGCGSNPTITVNDLRECGQGVIQRIVSTQGPNNINVTAIQTIWFVDCDPFYVDDVTCNDPRYTDLMWPNGVCTQTPVTIDGCGADISPDNPQLGRPQVINNADDNCALLSIEYFDEIFNIEPDACFKVLRRWVVIDWCQYDPFIDPNFGRWEALQVIKVRDQDRPVVTCNVGPCEPAVIDPALGICVGHISLTADATDNCSPLDWLFWEYKIDAFNDGKGVHGGYDFRVGTLTRKQYAAGDTVEYSHNPFADDDHNPFDASGTYPIGIHKIKWFVEDGCGNVGVCESLFEIKDCKAPTPYCLTGVITVPMPASGCVEIWAKDLDHGSYDNCTAKENLKFYFDGDDTKTFINVCCADFVAQGQNDELRIEVEMWVEDEEGNKDYCKTVVIVQDNQDICPNTGSFGKITGNLKTEGGDVANPVDMQLYNNGNMMAQRVGSPYSFGDLKLNVNYMVSPNRNDEHSNGVSTQDIVKIQKHILGQSPLNSPYKLIAADVNNSGSVTAADMSELRKLILGLTSEFSKVKSWTFVPSGYDFPDKNNPWNAPRTSSLMLDNNKVVDFVAVKMGDVTNDATASNASRTQSRTNGVLNIEVDEKSVVAGESYKVSFKSSDFNNISGYQFTLKYDKSSLIFEGIEGGVLKATEANFGTNRLNEGIITTSWNSNKGESFGKDAELFTLVFKATRNGKVSQMFAITSDVTKAQAYNASEEVKEVKMGVRTDRGVVEGGVFELYQNEPNPFSKETVVRYRLPEASAVKLTVYDVTGKVVRVYELKGQKGLNSYQISKGDLNATGLLYYQLDATNHTATKRMLVVE, from the coding sequence ATGAAAGACATTACAAATTACATCAGGAAGAGCTCAGCAGCTCTATTGGTGTTACTGGTATTTTGTCAGTGGGGTTTTTCCAATGCCGGAATAGGTGTACGCCTACTAGGTACGGCTGCACCGCCACTTACTGTATCAGGTTATCCAATGGCAAGATTTCAAGAGGTTAGGGCTGACTTTACTAACTTAAACAGTATAGCAGCACCGACTTGTGGAAATGCTTTAACCACTAACATTACTCTCAACAAGAGAACTGTTCCAAGTTCTTGGGCTAGTTGGAGTCATGGGTATACAGGTCCAGTTTATTATACTAACGGATCTACAAGCATGGTCATGACTATGCCGGCGAATACCCGTGCATTTTTATTCTATACAGAACCAAATCCTTTTGCAGCTTTTACCATTACAGTAAGAGCGAATACTGGAAGGGATACCACTTTTAGTGCAAATGGCTCAGCTGGAGCCGCTGGTGTATCTTTTTGGGCTCAATTGGGTTGCTTCATTAGCTCAGTAACCATTAGCGCTCCAGTAGATTTTGCAGTTGGGGAATTGGCTATTTATCAGTCAAAGTTTGGACCTGAGTCCATTTCTTTACCTTTGGCTCCAGGTACTTGTACTGTAAATGTTCCTAAGCCTTCTACAATCTGTGCTGGATTTGTGCCTGTTACTGCCGACGCTTCTGCAGGTGTAACGACGGGTTCTACACTTTTCAGTACGACTTGTACTCAGACGAACAGAAATGTTCCAGCACCGGTTGCACCTGCTGGTAATAGTAATCCAACTCCAAATAATATTTATGACATTAGTTGTGGTCCAGCCAATTTGGTCGTTAACCACAACGGTGATGCAAACTTTGGACTTACGCATACATTATCTATCTCAGGAACACAAGTTGGTACCTTTAATACTTCAGGTGCCGCTGCAAACTTGAGATTTGCTATTCCTGCATACAACACTGAGACTGTAGACGGAGATGTAGATATAACTACCGCTCCAGGATGTCTATCAGGAATTTTCGGTGTTGCAATTAACTTTAGAGTGGAAGTACCAACTGCTGTTCTTAGTGGTTGTACCAACTCCATTACCGGAACAAATGTTCTTCCTGTTCTTGGAGTTGGAAGACATATTATTGTTTGGAGAGCGTGTGATGCAGTTACTGGAATAGAGGCTATGGATTCACAAATTGTTAATATCCAAGATCTTGAACCACCAGTATTTATGCCAGCATGTCCTAAAGGTGGGTTGGTGAATTTAAATGCAGGTCCGGGTGAATGTGAGGTTTCTTGGGATGCACCTGCATTTATGGCGATGGACAATTGTCCTGCCGGTGCTTATTTTGGGAACAGAAACACTGCAACTGTGTGTTTACCACCTGCATCTTATTGGTCGATCACCGGCGGAGCTGGAAGCTGGGGTGTGATGTTTGACTTAATCAACACTTCAGGTAGTATTTTGAATCTTCAATTGTTGGGCGAAAGAGCTTTTGCTAACGTTCCCCACACAATCTATTATACAACTGCTCCAGGTAGTCACGTACCTGTAGTGGCTACTCCTGGTGCCTGGACTCAGTGTGCTACCAGAACGCCTACATCTGGTGGCCAGTTCACCAATACCATTGACAGTTTCAATCTCTTGACCGGCACTCGTTCAGATACCATTAAGAGATGCGCGCCTATACAAACTGAGACAACCGTAGTGGGTTGCTTAACCATGGCTGCAGGTGAGAGAAGAGGTATTTATATCCACGCTGCCGGTACCGGAGGAACCAACGCCTCCTTATTTACAGGTTGTGCTGGTAGAGCAATGGGTGATGCTAACATCAATACACCAATAAATGGTGCTACCTATACCGGAGGACAGTTCGCTGCTCCTTTCATCAATAGTTCATTTGGATTTGGAGGTGCTAACTGGATTGGAGTTATAGGTTATAACTTAGCTTCGTCTACAAGAGTGCCAATAACCCAGACATGTGGCGTTCCTTATGGCCCGGGATGTTTCTTCCCTATTGGTTGTACCAGAATATGCTATAGAGCTACGGATGCGGCTGGTAATGTGGCAACCTGTGAATTTCAGGTATGTGTAAACGCTTATGCCAATCCAACAAGAGCTTTAGCTTGTAACGATGAGATCCAAATCAGTTTGGATGAGAATTGTTCTGCTACCATCAATGCAGATATGGTCCTTGAAGGAGGTCCTTATGCATGTTATGATGATTACATCGTAGAAGTAAGATACTGGACAGGAGGTGGTCTTATAGATCGCAATCCTAATCTTAGAGGTACTCAGATCAACGGAACTGATATCGGTAGAGAATTGAAAATCACTGTACGTGACCCTGTGACCGGCAACAGCTGCTGGGGACATGCAACAGTTGAAGATAAAATTGCTCCAAGACTTACTTGTCCAGCCAATGCAACTTTCTCTTGTGCCATTGATCCGATCCCTGCTAATACAGGTACGCCTTCAGTAGTTGAGAATTGCGGTGGTGCAAGTCTTTCTTACAGAGACAACAGCACCAATGGAAATTGTGCACTTGGTTATTCAAAGAGAATCTTGAGAACCTGGACTGCAGTAGATGGTTCTGGTAACAGAGCAACCTGCGTTCAGACTATTACATTAGGATTAGGTGACTTATTCGAAGTTACTGTTCCAGGAAATTATGACAACTTGGATCTTCCAATGTTGGCTTGCGATGAGAAGATAGACAGAAACAAAAATGTAACTCCACACATGGCGGATTTCCCTGAGTGCGTGGATGGATATATTTTGGATTCTGCATTCTGGTTAGCTAATCCTAATCAACCTGACCAATATCCAAACAGAAGATTACCAAGAGTATTGGGATGGAACTGTATCGATGATGTAAACAGCCCATGGTTTGGACATCCAAATCCTGATCCTGTATACTATCCATCACACAGACAATGGTCGCAAACAAACCCATTGTGCTGGGGACCTAACCGCCACATCATGTGGATTGGAACTGGAAAACCAGGTGGAGCTGAGTGCTTTAACTTGAGCGTTACTTACAAAGACATCGTTTTCAACCTTGCAACTCCTGGTTGTGATGCAGGTCCTGTAGGATGTTACAAAGTATTGAGACAATGGACTGTAATGGACTGGTGTACCAGCGTATTAGGTGGTCATAACCAAATCATAAAAGTTACAGATACTGAAGGACCACAAGTTCTTTATCCGGATTCTGCAAGAGTGAACATGGAGTCTTATGCATGTGTTGGTCGTTGGGAAGTTCCACCAGCCTGGATCATAGACAACTGTTCTAATGAAGTACATTATACAGTAGAAGTTGAACAAGGAATAGTTCTTGGTGATGAGACTTCTGGTTATGTAGTAGTAAACATGCCTGAAGGAATCCAAATCGGTTACATCAATGCAGTTGATTGCTGCGGAAACATAACTAAGAAAAGAGTTGTGTTGAACGTAGTTGATCGTGTTCCACCACAAGCTATCTGTCGTTCAGTAACCACAGTAAGCATCAACGGAAATCAAACTCCTGGATCAAATCTTGCAAAAGTTTGTGCAGAATCATTTGACGAAGGATCATTTGACAACTGTCAACCACACATCTACTTCAAAGTGATCAGAATGGCTGAGTTGTTGGGAACCAACAACGGTAGCAACTCTAACAACGTAGTAGCTTGTAACGGAGTAAACGGAGATGATAACAGCATCTTAGCTGGAAATCAGGTTTACTTTGACGATTGCACTTATTTCTGCTGTGCAGATGTAGGAACAAAAGTAATGGTTGTGTTGAGGGTATTTGATGTGGATCCAGGCCCAGGCCCGGTTACACCAATCAGAATGACCAGCACAAGCAGCGTGTTGAACGGAAGATTCAGCGATTGTATGATTGAGGTGGAAGTACAGAACAAGAGTGTACCTACAGTAGTAGCACCACCAAATATCGTAGTAAGCTGCTGGTTCTGGTTTGACATTACCAAACTTACAGATCCTAACGATGCAACTTTCGGTAGAGTTGTAACTAACCTATCTGACAGAAAGAAAGTAGTAACAAAAGACTTAGTATGTTACAAATTCTGCGAAAGAAACGACTATACAGGATATCCTGGATATGTACAGACTAACGCAGTACCAAAACCTGCACCAAATCAAGCATGCGAATACTACTATCAGTATTTCGACACAGCACATTGGGACAGAAAATATGAGTTAGTATGGGGATTTGACGGATATGTGTTAAGCGGCTGCGGAAGCAACCCAACCATCACCGTAAATGACCTTAGAGAGTGCGGACAAGGAGTAATCCAAAGAATTGTATCTACACAAGGACCAAACAACATCAACGTGACTGCAATCCAGACCATCTGGTTTGTAGACTGCGATCCATTCTATGTGGACGATGTAACTTGTAACGATCCAAGATATACAGACTTAATGTGGCCAAATGGGGTATGTACACAGACACCGGTAACGATCGACGGATGTGGCGCAGACATCAGCCCTGACAATCCACAATTAGGAAGACCACAGGTAATCAACAATGCAGACGACAACTGTGCATTATTGTCTATTGAATATTTCGATGAGATCTTCAACATAGAGCCAGATGCATGTTTCAAAGTATTGAGAAGATGGGTAGTAATTGACTGGTGTCAGTACGATCCATTCATCGATCCAAACTTTGGAAGATGGGAGGCATTACAAGTGATCAAAGTAAGAGATCAGGACAGACCTGTAGTAACATGCAACGTAGGTCCATGTGAGCCGGCAGTGATAGACCCAGCATTGGGAATCTGTGTTGGACACATTTCACTTACAGCAGATGCAACAGACAACTGTAGCCCATTGGATTGGTTGTTCTGGGAATACAAAATTGACGCGTTCAATGATGGAAAAGGAGTACACGGAGGCTATGACTTCCGAGTAGGAACCTTGACCAGAAAACAATATGCAGCTGGAGACACTGTTGAATACAGCCACAATCCATTTGCAGATGACGATCACAATCCATTCGATGCAAGCGGAACTTATCCAATAGGTATCCACAAAATCAAATGGTTTGTAGAAGATGGTTGCGGAAACGTAGGTGTATGCGAAAGCTTATTTGAAATCAAAGACTGCAAAGCACCAACACCATACTGCTTGACAGGAGTAATCACAGTACCTATGCCGGCTTCAGGTTGCGTTGAGATCTGGGCAAAAGATCTGGATCACGGAAGTTATGACAACTGTACTGCAAAAGAGAACTTGAAGTTCTACTTTGACGGAGACGATACCAAAACATTCATCAACGTATGTTGTGCAGATTTCGTAGCTCAGGGACAAAACGATGAGTTAAGAATCGAAGTAGAAATGTGGGTAGAAGACGAAGAAGGAAACAAAGATTACTGCAAGACAGTAGTTATCGTACAAGACAATCAAGACATCTGTCCTAACACAGGATCTTTCGGAAAGATCACTGGAAATCTTAAGACAGAAGGTGGTGATGTAGCAAACCCTGTAGACATGCAATTGTACAACAATGGCAACATGATGGCTCAGAGAGTAGGAAGCCCATACAGCTTCGGAGATCTGAAGTTAAATGTAAACTACATGGTTAGTCCAAACAGAAACGATGAGCACAGCAATGGAGTATCTACACAAGATATCGTTAAGATTCAAAAACATATCTTAGGTCAGTCCCCATTGAATAGCCCATACAAATTGATTGCAGCAGACGTAAACAACAGCGGAAGTGTAACAGCAGCGGATATGTCAGAATTACGTAAGTTGATCCTTGGTTTGACCAGCGAGTTCAGCAAAGTAAAATCCTGGACATTTGTACCAAGCGGTTATGATTTCCCTGATAAAAACAACCCATGGAATGCACCAAGAACAAGTAGCTTGATGCTTGACAACAACAAAGTAGTAGACTTTGTAGCGGTTAAAATGGGAGATGTTACCAATGATGCAACTGCAAGCAATGCAAGCAGAACACAAAGCAGAACCAATGGCGTGTTGAATATTGAAGTGGATGAGAAGAGCGTAGTAGCTGGAGAAAGCTACAAAGTAAGCTTCAAGTCAAGCGATTTCAACAACATCAGCGGTTACCAGTTCACCTTGAAGTATGACAAGTCAAGCTTGATTTTCGAAGGAATTGAAGGAGGCGTGTTGAAAGCAACAGAAGCAAACTTTGGAACCAACAGATTAAACGAAGGAATCATCACAACGAGCTGGAACTCTAACAAGGGAGAAAGCTTCGGAAAAGATGCAGAATTGTTTACCTTGGTATTCAAAGCAACCAGAAATGGAAAAGTAAGCCAGATGTTTGCAATCACAAGTGATGTGACCAAAGCACAAGCTTACAATGCATCAGAAGAAGTGAAAGAGGTAAAAATGGGTGTACGCACCGACAGAGGAGTTGTGGAAGGTGGAGTATTTGAGTTGTATCAAAACGAGCCAAATCCATTCTCTAAAGAAACTGTAGTAAGATACCGTTTACCTGAAGCAAGTGCAGTAAAACTGACCGTATACGATGTTACTGGAAAAGTAGTAAGAGTATACGAGTTGAAAGGACAAAAAGGCTTGAACAGCTACCAGATCAGCAAAGGCGATTTGAATGCTACAGGACTGTTGTACTATCAGTTGGATGCAACAAACCACACCGCAACAAAGAGGATGTTAGTAGTTGAGTAA